In Clostridium sporogenes, one genomic interval encodes:
- a CDS encoding methionine synthase, translated as MDNNNLNIDKNQVLRYLGYRGQEISSEIGTLIEECIKEIKTLTSLRATYKYSSVHINNQVDLREIGLNLKGKDIVHHLEKSNKCFVMAATLGSEVDRKILYYEKVNMTKAVILDACATTAIEEYCDFIENKVKKEVEKDELNINWRYSPGYGDLDISIQRDLLKSLDAERIIGLTVSSHNILIPRKSVTAIIGIIPKEVIVKKKSCNQCNKFDSCKFRKIGEICEY; from the coding sequence ATGGATAATAATAATTTAAATATAGATAAAAATCAGGTTTTAAGGTACTTAGGATATAGAGGACAGGAAATTTCTAGTGAAATAGGCACTCTTATAGAGGAGTGTATAAAAGAAATAAAAACCTTAACTAGTCTAAGGGCTACTTATAAATATTCTAGTGTCCATATAAACAATCAGGTTGATTTAAGGGAGATTGGTTTAAATCTAAAGGGAAAGGATATAGTTCATCATTTAGAAAAATCCAATAAATGCTTTGTAATGGCTGCAACTTTAGGAAGTGAAGTTGATAGAAAAATATTATATTATGAAAAGGTTAATATGACTAAAGCAGTAATTTTAGATGCCTGTGCTACAACAGCTATAGAAGAATATTGTGATTTTATAGAAAATAAAGTAAAAAAAGAAGTAGAAAAAGATGAACTAAATATAAATTGGAGATACAGTCCAGGTTATGGTGATTTGGATATATCTATACAAAGAGATTTATTAAAATCCTTAGATGCTGAAAGAATTATTGGATTAACAGTTTCATCTCATAATATATTAATACCGAGAAAGTCTGTAACGGCTATTATAGGTATAATTCCAAAAGAAGTTATAGTAAAGAAAAAATCTTGTAATCAGTGCAATAAATTTGATAGTTGTAAATTTAGAAAGATAGGTGAGATATGTGAATATTAA
- the metF gene encoding methylenetetrahydrofolate reductase [NAD(P)H], translated as MHIKELFNEKNLVFSFEIFPPKATSSIKTIHETLEELKDLTPDFISVTYGAGGSLKDNKTCELSSLVKNKYGIEALAHLTCINSTSEDIDLIISELKENNIENILALRGDIPKDKNIIGEYNYAFELIRKIKENNNFGVAGACYPEGHIECEGLEQDIRELKRKVDAGAEHLISQLFFDNNTFYEFLNKTQQKNINVPIQAGIMPVVNKKQIEKIVKISGATLPKKFMKILDKYEYDKEAMRDAGIAYAVEQIVDLVSNGVNGIHLYTMNNPYIARKITESTKSIFNSINKDVAV; from the coding sequence ATGCATATAAAAGAATTATTTAATGAAAAAAATTTGGTTTTTTCTTTTGAAATTTTCCCACCAAAAGCTACATCATCTATAAAAACAATACATGAAACTTTAGAAGAATTAAAAGATTTAACACCGGATTTCATAAGCGTAACTTATGGAGCTGGGGGAAGTTTAAAAGACAATAAAACCTGTGAATTATCATCCCTTGTAAAAAACAAATATGGTATAGAAGCATTAGCACATCTAACCTGTATAAATTCAACAAGTGAGGATATAGATTTAATAATAAGTGAACTGAAAGAAAATAATATTGAAAATATATTAGCTTTAAGAGGAGATATACCAAAGGATAAAAACATTATCGGAGAATACAATTATGCCTTTGAACTTATAAGAAAAATAAAAGAAAATAACAACTTTGGAGTGGCAGGGGCTTGTTATCCAGAAGGTCATATTGAATGTGAAGGCTTAGAACAGGATATAAGAGAATTAAAAAGGAAGGTAGATGCAGGAGCAGAACATTTGATATCTCAATTGTTTTTTGATAATAATACATTCTATGAATTTTTAAATAAAACACAGCAAAAAAATATAAATGTTCCTATACAGGCAGGAATAATGCCTGTAGTTAATAAAAAACAAATTGAGAAGATAGTTAAAATATCCGGTGCAACATTACCTAAAAAGTTTATGAAAATATTAGATAAATATGAATATGATAAAGAGGCTATGAGGGATGCAGGAATAGCCTATGCAGTAGAACAGATAGTTGATTTAGTGTCTAATGGAGTAAATGGAATACATCTATATACAATGAACAATCCTTATATCGCTAGAAAAATAACAGAAAGCACAAAATCAATATTTAATTCCATAAATAAAGATGTAGCAGTTTAA
- a CDS encoding collagenase — translation MEKKFIKMLCSVAIGCMISTSYISKVSAAPTNNTKINSNEINISEDSSKSERIPSTNSKPLGLNATKANTSKYSFSDLNKLSNKEILDLTSKIKWNDISDIFQYNKDSYIFYSNKERVQALIDGLYEKGCNYTSTDDKGIDTLVEILRSGFYLGYYNDSLKYLNDRSFQDKCIPAMIAIENNKNFKLGEKGQDTVINALGKLIGNASCNAEVVNKAVPILEQYYKEMNTYPKDKLKADAVYNIMKEINYDISQYAYDHNIRDGKNTPWSSKIDPFINTISKFAGLSKVTEDNGWIINNGIYYTSKFAIYHSNPSIPHSVIDKCLEILPAYSEQYYIAVERIKEDFNSKDSKGNVIDIDKLLEDGKKHYLPKTYTFDNGKMIIKAGDKVEESKIQRLYWASKEVKSQFHRIIGNDKPLEAGNADDVLTMVIYNSPKEYKLNRTLYGYSVDNGGIYIEGIGTFFTYERTPEESIYSLEELFRHEFTPYLQGRYLVPGLFNEGDFYKENSGRITWFEEGSAEFFAGSTRTSVLPRKSMVGGLSKNPEERFSADKLLHSKYNDGWDFYKYGYTFSDYMYNNNKKLFSDLVSTMKNNDVKCYENLIENVSKDPNVNKNYQDHMQKLVDNYNNYTIPLVSDDYMKKYNNRSLNEIKSDIESTMNLTNSQITKESSQYFDTYTLKGTYILDSNKGEANNWIYMNNKVNESLEKLNKLGWGGYKTVTAYFSNPKVNSHNQVEYNVVFHGLLTHNKNFNEAPTIKLDFPKEANTDEKIKFSSEGSADDGKIVSYAWDFGDGEASSEKNPTHAYKTPGTYTVKLTVTDDKGLRSEKSASINIKKVLKGNVVSEKENNNDYVNANPVYSKDLVNGSVSSSDDRDIFYFNVTKPSDITINVEKINKDKNEFSWLLFSEENKSNYIAYPNKKLENLFYSTVKIDKPGKYYLVIYKVSGEKSDYRFNIEGDISASPKDDTDTNTDTDKDELVISEKEDNNSFDKANRVCKNQSVIATLDTNDPRDTYYFDALTAGNIEVTMENTDNNSNEFNWLAYSSDNTNNYIGYPIKREGNKIIGNFKVDKPGRYYIVAYKTSSNKINYKLNIKGDIDNAPKNDEIYEKESNDSFESANKIMLNTTVLGNLTDKDVRDIYSFDIKEAKDLDIKLNNLNNLGLAWNLYKESDLNNYIAYGSVSGNTIKGKCNVTPGKYYLYVYKYSGDNGNYSLTIK, via the coding sequence ATGGAAAAAAAATTTATTAAAATGCTATGCTCAGTAGCTATAGGTTGTATGATAAGTACAAGCTATATATCTAAAGTATCTGCAGCCCCTACTAACAATACTAAAATTAATTCTAATGAAATTAATATTTCAGAAGATAGTAGTAAATCGGAACGAATCCCTTCTACTAACTCTAAACCTTTAGGTTTAAATGCTACAAAAGCTAATACATCAAAGTATTCCTTTAGTGATTTAAACAAACTAAGCAATAAAGAAATTTTAGATTTAACTTCCAAAATAAAATGGAATGATATTTCAGATATCTTTCAGTACAATAAAGATAGTTATATTTTTTATTCAAACAAAGAACGTGTACAAGCTTTAATAGATGGATTATATGAAAAAGGTTGTAACTATACAAGCACTGATGACAAAGGAATAGATACATTAGTTGAAATTTTAAGATCCGGATTTTATTTAGGATATTATAATGATTCTTTAAAATATTTAAACGATAGATCTTTTCAAGATAAATGTATTCCCGCAATGATTGCCATAGAAAATAATAAAAATTTCAAACTAGGTGAAAAAGGTCAAGATACAGTAATAAACGCTTTAGGTAAACTTATAGGGAACGCCTCTTGTAATGCTGAAGTAGTTAATAAGGCAGTTCCTATATTAGAACAATATTATAAAGAAATGAACACATATCCAAAGGATAAATTAAAAGCAGATGCTGTATATAATATTATGAAAGAGATAAATTATGATATCTCACAATATGCATATGATCATAATATTAGAGATGGTAAAAACACTCCTTGGTCCAGTAAAATAGATCCTTTCATAAATACAATTTCAAAATTTGCAGGTTTATCTAAAGTTACAGAAGATAATGGCTGGATTATAAATAATGGTATTTATTATACTAGTAAATTTGCTATATATCATAGCAATCCATCTATTCCTCATTCAGTAATAGACAAATGTCTTGAAATCCTTCCTGCTTATAGTGAGCAATATTATATTGCAGTAGAAAGAATAAAGGAGGATTTTAATTCCAAAGATTCAAAGGGAAATGTTATAGATATTGATAAATTGCTTGAAGATGGTAAAAAACATTATTTACCTAAAACTTATACTTTTGATAACGGAAAAATGATTATAAAAGCTGGAGATAAAGTAGAGGAATCAAAAATTCAAAGACTTTATTGGGCATCTAAAGAAGTAAAATCTCAATTTCATAGGATAATAGGTAATGATAAACCTTTAGAAGCAGGTAATGCCGATGATGTCCTAACTATGGTAATATACAATAGTCCAAAGGAATATAAACTAAATAGAACTTTATATGGATATAGTGTAGACAATGGTGGAATATATATTGAAGGAATTGGTACTTTCTTTACTTATGAAAGAACTCCAGAGGAAAGCATCTATAGCCTTGAAGAACTTTTCCGTCATGAGTTTACTCCTTATTTACAAGGACGTTATTTAGTACCAGGATTATTTAATGAAGGTGATTTTTATAAAGAAAATAGTGGAAGAATTACATGGTTTGAAGAAGGTTCTGCAGAATTTTTCGCAGGTTCAACTAGAACTTCTGTGTTACCAAGAAAATCAATGGTAGGTGGACTTTCTAAGAACCCTGAAGAAAGATTTAGTGCAGATAAACTATTACATTCAAAATATAATGATGGATGGGATTTTTATAAATACGGATATACTTTTTCAGATTATATGTATAATAACAACAAAAAACTATTCAGCGATTTAGTATCTACTATGAAAAATAATGATGTTAAATGTTATGAAAACTTAATAGAAAATGTAAGTAAAGATCCTAATGTTAACAAAAACTATCAAGATCATATGCAAAAACTAGTGGACAATTACAATAATTACACAATACCACTAGTATCTGACGATTACATGAAAAAATACAATAACAGAAGCTTAAATGAAATAAAATCAGATATTGAAAGTACTATGAATTTAACAAATTCTCAAATAACTAAAGAAAGTTCTCAATATTTTGATACTTATACTCTAAAAGGAACTTACATACTAGATTCTAATAAAGGTGAAGCCAACAATTGGATTTATATGAATAATAAAGTTAATGAATCTCTAGAAAAACTAAACAAATTAGGATGGGGCGGATATAAAACAGTTACTGCTTATTTCTCAAATCCTAAGGTAAACTCACATAATCAAGTAGAATATAATGTAGTTTTTCATGGATTATTAACTCACAACAAAAACTTTAACGAAGCACCAACAATTAAATTAGATTTTCCTAAGGAAGCAAATACAGATGAAAAAATTAAATTTTCTAGCGAAGGCTCAGCTGATGATGGAAAAATAGTTTCCTATGCTTGGGATTTCGGAGATGGTGAAGCTAGCTCAGAAAAGAATCCTACTCATGCTTATAAAACTCCTGGTACTTACACAGTGAAACTTACAGTAACAGACGATAAGGGTCTTAGATCAGAAAAAAGTGCATCTATAAACATAAAGAAAGTTCTTAAAGGAAATGTAGTATCAGAAAAAGAAAATAACAATGATTACGTAAATGCTAACCCAGTTTATTCTAAAGATTTAGTAAATGGATCTGTTAGTTCATCAGACGATAGAGATATTTTTTATTTCAACGTTACTAAGCCTTCAGATATAACTATAAATGTGGAAAAAATTAATAAAGATAAAAATGAATTTAGTTGGCTTTTATTTAGCGAAGAAAATAAATCAAACTATATAGCCTATCCAAATAAAAAACTAGAAAACTTATTTTATAGCACTGTAAAAATAGATAAACCTGGTAAATACTATTTAGTAATTTATAAAGTTAGTGGAGAAAAATCAGATTATAGATTTAATATAGAAGGAGATATATCAGCATCTCCAAAAGATGATACTGATACCAATACTGATACTGATAAAGATGAATTAGTTATATCTGAAAAGGAAGATAATAATTCTTTTGACAAAGCTAATAGAGTTTGTAAAAATCAATCAGTAATAGCTACTTTAGATACTAACGATCCTCGTGACACATACTATTTTGATGCTTTAACTGCTGGCAACATAGAAGTGACTATGGAAAATACCGACAACAATTCTAATGAATTTAATTGGCTTGCTTACAGTAGCGATAATACTAATAATTATATTGGATACCCTATCAAAAGAGAAGGTAATAAAATTATAGGAAACTTTAAAGTAGATAAGCCTGGCAGATACTATATAGTAGCTTATAAAACTTCTTCAAATAAAATCAACTATAAATTAAATATAAAAGGCGATATTGATAATGCTCCAAAAAATGATGAAATTTATGAAAAGGAAAGTAATGATTCCTTTGAATCTGCAAATAAAATTATGCTTAATACTACTGTATTAGGCAACTTAACTGATAAAGATGTTAGAGATATCTATTCATTTGATATAAAAGAAGCTAAAGATTTAGACATAAAACTAAATAATTTAAATAATTTAGGATTAGCTTGGAATCTTTATAAAGAATCAGATTTGAATAATTATATTGCTTATGGATCAGTTTCAGGTAATACTATAAAAGGAAAATGCAATGTAACTCCTGGTAAATATTATTTGTATGTATATAAATACTCTGGTGACAATGGCAATTATTCATTAACAATAAAGTAA
- a CDS encoding YvrJ family protein — protein sequence MYDQLIKLISDVGFPIAVSLYLLLRIEKKLDEITKALTSLDKTITSVMKQEVDDHFTKK from the coding sequence ATGTATGACCAATTAATAAAGCTTATAAGTGATGTGGGATTCCCTATAGCAGTTAGTTTATATCTTTTATTAAGGATAGAAAAAAAGCTTGATGAAATAACTAAAGCTTTGACTTCTTTGGATAAAACTATAACTTCTGTTATGAAACAAGAAGTTGATGATCATTTTACTAAAAAGTAA